A portion of the Microlunatus phosphovorus NM-1 genome contains these proteins:
- the ald gene encoding alanine dehydrogenase, whose amino-acid sequence MSLVVGVPKEIKDNENRISVVPDGVAELVHHGHSVLVEAGAGAGSRFSDEEYAAAGATVVSSADEVFAGADLIVKVKEPIPAEYHRFREGQQLFTYLHLAADKQLTEFLLERRIDSIAYETVQTADRRLPLLTPMSEVAGRMSVQAAARALESPAGGAGILLGGVPGTPAAKVTIIGGGVSGTEAAKIAMGMRAIVRVLDTNPVRLAYLSDVFGGQLDLVVPNRAVTAAYVAESDVVIGAVLVPGAKAPKLVSREMIASMRPGSVVVDIAIDQGGCFETSRATTHSNPTYVEEGVVHYCVANIPGAVARTSTLALTNATLRYLVTVAGRGVRGAAAADPALALGLSTLDGSLCNLAVAEAHGLPFHDAELAH is encoded by the coding sequence ATGTCCCTTGTCGTCGGTGTCCCCAAAGAGATCAAAGACAACGAGAACCGCATCTCGGTGGTGCCCGACGGCGTTGCCGAGTTGGTGCACCACGGTCACTCCGTTCTCGTCGAAGCCGGTGCTGGAGCCGGCTCGCGGTTCAGTGACGAGGAGTATGCGGCCGCGGGCGCGACCGTGGTGTCGAGTGCCGATGAGGTGTTCGCAGGTGCCGACCTGATCGTCAAGGTCAAGGAGCCGATCCCGGCCGAGTACCACCGGTTCCGCGAGGGTCAGCAGCTGTTCACCTACCTGCATCTCGCGGCCGACAAGCAGCTCACCGAGTTCCTGCTCGAGCGCAGGATCGACTCCATCGCGTACGAGACCGTGCAGACCGCGGACCGGCGACTGCCGCTGCTCACCCCGATGAGCGAGGTCGCCGGCCGCATGTCGGTCCAGGCCGCCGCCCGGGCGCTGGAGTCTCCCGCCGGCGGTGCCGGGATTCTCCTCGGCGGCGTACCCGGCACTCCGGCGGCAAAGGTGACGATCATCGGTGGTGGTGTCTCCGGCACGGAGGCGGCGAAGATCGCGATGGGCATGCGCGCCATCGTCCGGGTCCTCGATACCAATCCGGTCCGCCTGGCGTACTTGTCCGATGTGTTCGGTGGCCAACTCGACCTGGTCGTGCCGAACCGGGCCGTCACCGCCGCGTACGTCGCCGAGTCCGACGTGGTGATCGGCGCCGTGCTGGTGCCCGGCGCGAAGGCCCCGAAGCTGGTGAGCCGGGAGATGATCGCCAGTATGCGACCCGGCAGTGTCGTGGTCGATATCGCGATCGATCAGGGCGGCTGCTTCGAGACCAGCCGAGCGACCACCCACTCCAACCCGACGTACGTCGAGGAAGGGGTCGTGCACTACTGCGTCGCCAACATTCCCGGCGCTGTGGCCCGCACGTCCACCCTCGCGCTCACCAACGCCACGCTTCGCTATCTGGTCACCGTGGCGGGCCGGGGTGTCCGCGGTGCCGCGGCAGCCGATCCGGCGTTGGCTCTGGGACTCTCCACCCTCGACGGCAGCCTCTGCAATCTCGCGGTCGCCGAGGCTCACGGACTGCCCTTCCACGACGCCGAGCTTGCGCACTAG
- a CDS encoding acetoacetate decarboxylase family protein, translated as MSVSTEQTVTVDLGGRAVDVPKGGLYDRFRMDTDLDVVAADPRVSSVDFFRRLPKVRVDSPIGPTLTPNFYYRISTARLTMIAPSRAIRSRLPKELSPLEVAPGLGLVSVMFFRYDVCDIDFYTEAAVGIAVRPARHGGLGLVDTVAALKNEHLHSYVLSLPVSTEIAHVRGHDGYGFPKWVTDLDVEIDTTRTSARVANDDGETDIALSAATPRQATAGTGEHVATLTSYTSIGGAWHSTLSQTNLLSAGTTRFPRGVNLQLGIGRMADDVRSLQPIRTIQLDVVTNGQLALHMPVPTSIQRVQA; from the coding sequence GTGTCCGTCAGCACCGAGCAGACCGTCACCGTCGACCTGGGCGGTCGTGCGGTCGACGTACCGAAGGGTGGCCTGTACGACCGCTTCCGCATGGATACCGACCTCGACGTGGTCGCCGCCGACCCGCGGGTGAGCAGCGTGGACTTCTTTCGCCGGCTGCCCAAGGTCCGGGTCGATTCCCCCATCGGACCGACGCTGACGCCGAACTTCTACTACCGGATCTCCACCGCCCGACTCACGATGATCGCGCCGTCGCGAGCGATCCGCAGTCGTTTGCCGAAGGAGCTGTCGCCGCTGGAGGTCGCGCCGGGTCTTGGCCTCGTGTCGGTGATGTTCTTCCGCTACGACGTATGCGACATCGACTTCTACACCGAAGCAGCTGTGGGGATCGCTGTTCGACCCGCCCGGCACGGTGGTCTCGGTCTGGTCGACACCGTCGCCGCTCTGAAGAACGAGCACTTGCACTCGTACGTGCTGTCGTTGCCGGTCAGCACCGAGATCGCCCACGTGCGCGGCCACGACGGCTACGGGTTCCCGAAGTGGGTCACCGACCTGGACGTCGAGATCGACACCACCCGGACCTCCGCCCGCGTGGCGAACGACGACGGCGAGACCGACATCGCGCTCTCGGCGGCAACACCGCGACAGGCCACGGCCGGCACCGGCGAGCACGTCGCGACACTGACCTCGTACACGTCCATCGGCGGCGCATGGCACTCCACCCTCAGTCAGACCAACCTGCTGAGTGCCGGCACCACCCGGTTCCCTCGTGGAGTGAACCTGCAGCTCGGAATCGGCCGAATGGCCGACGACGTCCGATCCTTGCAACCGATCAGGACCATCCAGCTTGATGTGGTCACCAACGGCCAACTGGCCCTGCACATGCCCGTCCCGACCTCGATCCAGCGAGTTCAGGCATGA
- a CDS encoding TetR/AcrR family transcriptional regulator — protein MSTSTKSGYHHGDLRAASLATAMRMLEAGEQFSLRAVSREAGVSPTALYRHFTDRDALESALAAAGLRDLLADLTAHEEPPATAEDLGDLAVAYVDFALRRPALFRVMFTNACDEGNEQRVEAAGRIHSLLESAMARVFPGGDAKALAAAGWAFAHGMACLYADGKLTARSTEEVADHVRAALAALLAIRSAQSPTPD, from the coding sequence GTGTCAACTTCGACGAAGAGTGGCTACCATCACGGCGACCTGCGCGCCGCCTCACTGGCCACGGCCATGCGCATGCTGGAGGCCGGGGAACAGTTCTCCTTGCGCGCAGTGTCACGGGAAGCGGGAGTCTCACCCACCGCGTTGTATCGGCACTTCACCGATCGGGACGCACTGGAGTCTGCCCTGGCAGCCGCGGGGCTACGCGACTTGCTGGCCGACCTGACCGCCCACGAGGAGCCGCCGGCAACAGCCGAGGATCTCGGCGATCTCGCAGTGGCCTACGTCGATTTCGCCCTGCGCAGGCCGGCGCTGTTCCGAGTGATGTTCACCAACGCGTGCGACGAGGGGAATGAGCAGCGCGTCGAGGCCGCGGGACGGATCCACTCCCTGCTCGAGTCCGCCATGGCTCGTGTCTTTCCCGGCGGCGACGCCAAGGCGCTCGCCGCGGCCGGGTGGGCCTTCGCACATGGGATGGCCTGCCTGTATGCGGACGGCAAGTTGACCGCGCGCTCCACGGAGGAGGTCGCCGACCACGTACGCGCAGCACTCGCCGCTTTGCTGGCAATTCGCTCGGCCCAGTCACCGACGCCCGACTAG
- a CDS encoding WD40 repeat domain-containing protein, producing the protein MRRVRDWLRPARVGLLVAVIVLALLNVPGWVLRLQGPASLDPPRFPSTIASYSWHTNSLADGEMEAASLLYQNGVGVEFGDSPMAVLLGADGATYRRLAQAEARSTPMDQGDPGPSVLSPDGTFVVIGSSGATGDIDVVTLRDGHRRTLSVGDGRTAMPAAIGPDSQTVLLAVSDEEVNRYAEGERLGLASIDLATGRMREYPGISDVGGAALSPDGNRIAIIRGDTFEVIDADSGRRITQLPVEIERDSRCYEDEGYEDEGYEDETVDDGEESEDGEEAETSPDAENGATADDASEDDDGYTCPELSLDGDAWSPDGRRIAATLGTTVLVADFSGAEPSLRRLPLETPDYWGAVLGWRDDSTVLVHAPTDGDANNAELLWVDVVNGSWQTFATYRPNFTGAAMASVDAARDLIPRWQVESRPVDRGPLPWWAALLRAVAAGLLAMLLTAVVRRRLLRPGAPH; encoded by the coding sequence ATGCGGCGGGTGCGTGACTGGCTTCGACCGGCGAGGGTAGGGCTGCTGGTGGCGGTGATCGTGCTCGCGCTGCTCAATGTCCCGGGTTGGGTGCTGCGACTCCAAGGTCCGGCATCGCTCGATCCGCCACGGTTCCCATCGACGATCGCCAGCTATTCCTGGCACACGAACTCGCTGGCCGACGGGGAGATGGAGGCGGCGTCGTTGCTCTATCAGAACGGTGTCGGAGTGGAGTTCGGTGACAGCCCGATGGCTGTGCTGCTGGGTGCGGACGGCGCCACCTATCGGCGACTCGCTCAGGCGGAGGCTCGGTCGACGCCGATGGATCAGGGGGATCCCGGCCCGAGCGTCCTGTCACCAGACGGTACGTTCGTGGTCATCGGCAGCTCCGGGGCCACCGGCGATATCGATGTCGTGACATTGCGCGACGGGCACCGTCGCACGCTCTCGGTGGGCGATGGTCGTACCGCGATGCCGGCCGCGATCGGGCCGGACTCTCAAACAGTCCTGCTCGCGGTGAGCGATGAAGAGGTGAACAGATATGCCGAGGGGGAGCGCCTTGGGCTGGCCAGCATCGATCTGGCCACTGGTCGTATGCGGGAGTATCCCGGCATCAGCGACGTCGGAGGAGCTGCGCTGTCGCCGGATGGGAATCGCATCGCGATCATCCGCGGTGACACCTTCGAGGTGATTGATGCCGACTCTGGCCGGCGCATCACGCAGCTCCCGGTCGAGATCGAGCGCGACTCTCGTTGCTACGAGGACGAGGGATACGAGGACGAGGGATACGAGGACGAAACCGTGGACGACGGTGAGGAGAGCGAGGACGGTGAGGAGGCGGAGACGAGTCCCGACGCCGAGAATGGCGCGACTGCTGATGACGCGAGTGAGGATGACGATGGCTACACCTGCCCCGAGCTCAGCCTGGATGGTGATGCCTGGTCGCCCGACGGACGTCGGATCGCGGCGACCCTGGGTACCACGGTCCTCGTCGCGGATTTCTCCGGTGCCGAGCCATCGCTTCGGCGGTTGCCGCTGGAGACACCTGACTACTGGGGAGCCGTGCTCGGCTGGCGCGATGACTCGACGGTTCTTGTGCATGCACCAACTGACGGCGACGCGAACAACGCCGAGCTGCTCTGGGTTGACGTCGTGAACGGCAGCTGGCAGACCTTTGCGACCTATCGGCCCAACTTCACCGGTGCAGCAATGGCGTCCGTCGACGCGGCCCGTGACCTGATCCCGCGGTGGCAGGTCGAGTCGCGGCCCGTCGACCGC